From the genome of Thiovibrio frasassiensis:
TCGGCACCCAGGTCTCGCTGGTGGGCATGCTCTGGAATCTCACCGCCATCCTGATTTTTTTAGGGATCAACGGCCACCATATGTTTTTCTCCACCCTGGTGGAAAGCTTTGAATGGATAAAACCCGGCGGCGCCATCCTGACCAAGGCCACCTTCGAGGGGCTCATGCAGGGGGCATCCCACATGTTTGTCCTTGCCGTCAAGATCATGGCTCCGGCAGGCGCCGCCCTGTTTTTTTCCCATGTCGCCATGGGCATCGTCGCCAAAACCGTTCCGCAGATTCCCATCATGATTGTCGGCTTGCCCATCAATCTTGCGGTCGGCTTTATCTTTGCCGGTTTGTCATTGGCCTACCTCATGCCGCTGATGATTGCCAATTTTGAGATGCTGGCCCGGCTGTTGCCCAGGCTGGCGCAGGGCATGGGAGGCTGAGCCATGGCGGACGAATCCTCCGGCCAGGAAAAAAGCGAGGCCCCCACCTCCCGCCGCATCCAAGAGGCCAGGGAAAAAGGGGATGTCGCCAAGAGCATGGAAGTGCCTTCCGCCGCAGTCCTGCTCGCCGGCCTGCTCACCCTCTATTATTCAAGCGATTTCATGCTGGGGCAATTCCTCCTCTTGCTCCGGTATTACCTCGGCAATCTGCACACCATTACGATTACCTCGAGCAACATGACCGTGCTTACCCGGGAATCCATGCTCCAGACCGTGCTCATCGTCGCGCCGGTCATGGGGGCCATCTTCATCGCGGCCCTGGCCTCCAACTATGCCCAGGTCGGCTTCCTCTTCACCACGGAAAAGCTGATGCCGAAGTTCGACAAGATCGATCCGATCCAGGGTTTTTCCCGGCTCTTTTCCAAGCAGACCCTGGCCAATGTCGTCAAATCCGTGGGCAAACTGCTCATCATCGGCTACGTTTCCTATGCGGAGATACAAAAAGCCTTGCCCGGCATCCTGCCGCTCATGGATCAGGAGCCCATGCCCATCCTGGCCTTCATGTGCAAGATCGCCTTCTGGATCTTTCTGAAATCGGCGCTGATCATCGCGATACTCGCGGCGGCGGACTATGCCTTTCAGCGCTGGCAGTTCATGGAAAAAATGAAGATGACCAAGCAGGAGATCAAGGACGAAGCCAAACAGACCGAAGGCGATCCCCACGTCAAGGGGCGCATCCGGGCCATCCAGATGCAGATGGCCAGACAACGGATGATGGCCGAGGTTCCCAAGGCCGATGTGGTGATCACCAACCCCACCCGTCTGGCCATCGCCCTGCGCTACGATGCCCTTGCCATGGTGGCCCCCACGGTCCTGGCCAAGGGCGCCGGGGTTATCGCCCAGAATATCCGGAAAATCGCCGAGGAACATGCCATCCCCCTGGTCGAAGACAAACCCTTGGCCCAAGCGTTGTACAAAAGCACGGGCCTCAATGAAACGATTCCGGAAAACCTGTTCCAGACCGTGGCCGAGGTTCTCGCCTATGTATACAGCCTCAAGCGAAAAAGAGCCTGATGACAATGCGTAAGGTATTATTATCAAGACAGCCGGATTCCCCCCACATCTTCACCACTACGGGTTCGTACAACCATGGCAGATAACACCGGGGCAGCAACAGGACTGAAAGCAGTCAACTTCGAGATGTCCAGCCTTTTCGTGGCGGTCGGAGTCGTGGCCATTCTCATGGTCATGATCATTCCCCTGCCCACCATCATCCTCGACCTGCTGCTCTCCATGAACATCACCATCGGCTTGGTCATCCTGCTGATGAGTATGTACAATACCAATCCGCTGGATTTTTCTTCCTTTCCCTCGCTGCTGCTGATCACCACCTTATTTCGCTTGGCGCTGAATATCGCCTCCACCCGACTCATCCTGCTGCACGGTCATGAAGGGCAAGGCGCGGTGGGCGATGTCATCCAATCCTTTGGCAATTTTGTGGTGGGCGGCAATTTTGCCGTGGGCATGATCATCTTCCTGATCATGGTGCTCATCAATTTCGTGGTTATCACCAAGGGTTCCGGCCGTATTGCCGAGGTGGCGGCCCGCTTCACCCTGGACGCCATGCCCGGCAAACAGATGGCCATCGATGCGGACCTCAACGCCGGATTGATCAACGAAGCGGAGGCGAAACACCGCCGCTCGGAAGTCAGCCGCCAATCGGAATTTTACGGAGCCATGGACGGCGCCAGCAAATTCGTGCGCGGCGAGGCCATGGCCAGTTTGGTGATCATGGTCATCAATATCATCGGCGGGTTCTTCATCGGCGCCTTCATGCAGAACATGCGGGCTGCCCAAGCGGCGGAAACCTATACCCTGCTCACCATCGGCGACGGGCTGGTCTCCCAGATTCCGGCCCTGGTCATCTCCACCTCCGCGGGTATCATTGTCAGCCGCGCGGCCTCCGATGTGACCATGGGCAAGGAATTCATGAAACAGTTCGGGCACCAGCCCCAGGCCCTGGCGGTTTCTTCCGGAATCATCATCCTCTTCGGCCTGGTGCCGGGGTTGCCGCACCTCCCCTTTATCGTGTTGGGCATCATTATGGGAGCCATCTCGCTGATGGCCTTCAATAAAACCGCCGCCGACCAGGAAGAGAAAAAGGTCGAAGCAGAAAAAGAAAAACAGGCTGCCACTCCCCTGCCCGGCGCGCCGGAAACAGTGGAAAGCCTGTTGCCCCTGGATATCCTGCAACTTGAAGTGGGATATGGTCTCATTCCTCTGGTTGACGAGGCCCAGGAAGGCGATCTTCTGGAACGGATCCGGGCCATCCGCAGGCAGTTTGCCATGGACATGGGGATGATTATCCCGCCCTTACATGTGCGCGACAACCTCCAGCTCAAACCCGACCAGTATGTCCTCCTTCTCAAAGGGGTGGAGGTCGCCAAAGGGGAAATTATGATGGGCCATCTGCTGGCCATGGATTCCGGCATGGCCAAACGGAAGATCGAAGGAATACCCACCATGGAGCCGGCCTTCCAGCTCCCCGCCCTCTGGATCGATCAGGAGAAAAAAGACGAAGCCCAGGTGGCGGGCTACACCGTGGTTGATCCCTCCACGGTGATCGCCACCCATCTCACCGAGGTGCTGCGCACCCACGCCGATGAACTCCTGGGCCGCCAGGACACCCAGAAGCTTCTGGACAATCTGGCCAAAACCCATCCCAAGGTGGTGGAAGAACTGGTACCCGGCCTGCTGCCTCTTGGCCTTGTGCAAAAGGTACTTCAGAACCTCCTGCGGGAGCGGGTATCGCTGCGCGACCTGCTCACCATCTGCGAAACCCTGGCCGACTTCGCGCCCATGGGCAAGGACCCGGACATCCTTACCGAGTATGTCCGACAGAAACTCGCCCGTTCCATTATCAGCTCCTTTACCGATGAGCAAGGGACACTTACAGTCCTTACCCTCTCCACCCAGGTCGAAGATCTGGTGCGCGAATCATTGCAGAAAAGTGACCAGGGCGTATTCCTTAACCTGGAGCCGAACCTGGCCCAACGCTTACTGGCCTCGGCAAAGACCATGGTGGAAAAAGTTTCGCTGGACGGTTATCAGCCCATCATTGTCTGCTCCCCGATTATCCGCCGCCATTTTCGACGGCTCATGGAAAGGTTCATGCCCCACGTCATCGTCCTTTCCCATAATGAATTGACCGCGCAGACCCAACTGCAATCCCTGGGGACAATCGAACTCAACCCCAAGAAATAGAAGTGAGGAGCAGCGATGCGAATCAAACGTTTTGAAGCCTCGGATACATCCAGCGCCATGGCCATGGTCAAGGAAGAGCTGGGAGAAGATGCGGTTATTCTTTCGACCCGCAATCTTCCCGGAAAAAGCGGCTCGGCCAGAGGCGGACCGAGGATTGAAGTGGTGGCTGCCATGGAATATGACCCGGAGCCGGAGATTACCTTGCCGCCCCCGGGATCAGACACCAAGGAGGGCAGATTACCGAAAACGGTGGGGTACGGCTATCATTCCGTGCGTCAGGCCCCGGCAAAAAATACAGCCGGCCGGGTAGCTCCACAGCAGACCCCGCCCCAACCCGGTTTTGACCGCAAACTGTCCGCCGAGCTTTCCGCCCGCACCCTGCCAAGCAACTCGGGGGAAAAAGGTACCAAAGCCGCAAAGGTCCAGTTTGAAGCCAATGACCTGCGGTTGCGTTTTGCCAATTTCCTGCGCCGGCAATACTGCGCCAAGGAAGAACTTGACGGCCATTCCCTTTCGGGTCACTCCTCCGGGCAAGCCGCGCAAAAAGGCGGTCGGCCCGACCCGAAACAGGTTGCCCAGTGGCGGGACAAAATTATCGATCAGCTCCAGATAACCCCCCTTGCCATCGGGATCACCAAGGCGCCCACCGTGGTGGCCCTGATCGGCCCAACTGGGGTGGGAAAAACAACGACCGCCGCGAAAATCGCCGCTTGGTACAGCATTCACGAAGGGATGAAGGTGGCTCTTCTCTCCATGGATTGTTACCGGATAGGGGCCACTGACCAACTGCGGACCTATGCCAAGATCATGCGTCTGCCCTGCGAAATCGCTCTGCGCAAAAGGGATCTGCAGACGGCTCTTCTTCGCCATCAGGACAAGGATCTGATCATCATCGATACGGCGGGCAAGAGCCCTTATGATCCGAACCACATCCGGGAGCTGGGCGAATGGTTTTCTTTGAAAAACGGGATTGATCCGTATCTCGTGCTCAGCGCCACCAGCAAGAAAGAAGACCTGCAGCAGATCCTCTCCTCCTATGAGCCCTTGCGGGTCAAGGGGCTGATCCTCTCCAAGCTCGATGAAACCCGGGCATATGCTTCCCTCTGCCAGCTACTGGCCGGCGCGGCACTGCCCATTTCCTGCCTATGCACCGGCCAGAGGGTCCCGGAGGATTTCCTCCTCGCCTCCCGGGAATTCCTGCAGACTCTATTCGGGCAGGGCTGGCAGGCGGCTGCCGGTGAGCTTGCCACCGAAGCCCAATGCAGATGGACCCAATGATGATGGACTCGCAAAAATGAAAACTCCCCACATGTCCGTGCACACGATCAAAGGTTACAAAGTGACAACCGTTGTAACCGCGTTTTTTTCGCGATTACAACAATGACCACCCCCGGGGAACGCACATGAATCAGGCAGAAACACTGGAAAGGCTTATGACCCACTCGCAAACCCAAAAGAAAAGAACAGCGGTGCCCCGCGGCCGAACCGAGCCCCAACCACGGGTCATTTGCGTGACCAGCGGCAAGGGCGGGGTCGGCAAAACGAATATCGTCACCAACCTCGGCTATGCCCTGGCAAAGGGTGGCAAAAAGGTGCTGATCCTTGACGCGGACCTGAACCTGGCCAACGTCGACATCCTGCTCGGTCTGACCCCCCGCTACAACCTGCACCACGTTTTCATGGGCGAAAAAACGCTCCAAGAGGTTTTGGTGCAAGGGCCCGAGGGTCTGCTCATTCTTCCCGCCAGCTCCGGGATCATGGAACTGGCGGACCTCACCGAACAGCAACGGTTGTACTTCCTTTCCGAGATGTCGGCCCTGGCCCAAAAAATCGACATCATGCTGATCGACACCGCCGCAGGCATCAACAATAACGTGATCTACTTCAATCTCGCGGCCCGGGAGCGCATCATCATCCTGACCCCGGAACCGACCTCCCTGACCGACGCCTACGCGCTGGTCAAGGTCCTCTCCAGCAGGCATGACGTGAAAAAATTCCGCATCCTGGTCAATCTTGCGCGCTCCGAAAAGGAGGCTCTGGCTGTTTTCCGGAAATTGAGCATTGTGGCCGACCGTTTTCTCGACTCGCTTTCCCTGGATTATCTCGGGTATATCCCCTATGATAGCAAACTCCCCACTGCGGTGCGCGAACAGCGGCTGGTCTCAGACATCTTCCCGGATGCTCCGTCCAGCAAGATGTTCAGTAAAGTGGCCGGGAATATTTCCCAGGAAGAGCCCGAGATGAAAGCCGATGGGAACATAAAATTTTTCTGGCAGGGACTCGTTGATCTGTAATATACTTTTCCATATTGCAGGCCATCAATCTCCTTTGCCCCTGCGGGCCTATCCGGTATGAGCAAACAGCTGTCACCCAAGTTCAAAGACTACACGAATACTTTTTTCAGCCAGGCAGAACCGCTGAGTGCAGAAAAACGCAATGAGCTGATTCTGACCTACACCCCGCTGATCAAGTATATCGCGGCACGCTTGGCGGCGCGTCTTCCCGCGCAGGTGTCGCTCGATGATCTCATCAGTTGCGGGATCATCGGCCTCATTGACGCCATCAATAAATTTGATGTTTCCAAAAACGTGCAATTCAAAACCTATGCCGAATTCAGGGTCAAGGGCGCGATGCTCGACGAACTTCGCGCCTTGGATTGGGTGCCCCGTTCCGTGCGGCGGAAGACCACGGACCTGGAAAAGGCCTATGCCGACATTGAAAAGAAGATGGGCAGACCGGCCACGGACGAGGAAGTCGCCCAGACCATGGGCCTTGCCTTGGATGATTTCTACAAGCTCCTTGATGAAACCAAGTCCGTCTCTTTCATGGATATCGAATTTCTTCGTCAGAAATCAACAGAAACAAGCGATCCTACCCTGGCGGAAACCTTCGCCATGGACGATCGCGATCCCTTCACCGCCATCAACCTGTCCCAGATTAGGGAACTCATCGCTGATGCCATTTCCGATCTCCCGGAAAAAGAAAAACTGACTGTCTCCCTCTATTATCAGGAAGAACTAACGATGAAGGAAATCGGCGAGGTGTTGGGCTATACGGAGTCACGTATTTCCCAGATGCACAGCAAAGCCATGTTCCGCCTCCGAACCAAGCTGAAAAAGACCCTGGCGAATTGAACGTGCCGGCAAGCCCCTTTTTTTATACAATGCCCGAAAGAACAGCCCAAAATACAGTGCTGCTCCCCATAACCCTCTTTTTTTATTTCCAAAATCAATTGTTACAGTTACACTAAAATTAATATGTTTTTTATTAACACTGCGAACATGCCCCCAGGCCACTCGTATCACAAAGCTGTTAGGGAGGAAATATGGCTGCTGATCCTAATATGAAAATTCTCGTGGTTGACGATTTCGCCACCATGCGACGCATAGTCAAAAACATTCTCACCCAGCTTGGCTTCAAAAATATCATTGAAGCGGACGATGGCACCACGGCCCTGAATGTCCTGAAATCCGAAAAAATCGGGCTTATCGTCTCGGACTGGAACATGCCCAAGATGACAGGTCTCGACCTGCTGAAAGCTGTCCGGGCTGACGCCAGCATGGCCAATACGCCTTTTATCATGGTGACGGCGGAAGCACAGCAGGACAATATTATTTTGGCGGTTAAGGCCAAGGTCAGCCAGTACATTGTTAAACCATTCACCGCTGAAACCCTTTCCGAAAAACTCAACAAAATATTCTGATCTAAAATATGGCTGACGAACGCCCTCCCCAGTCTGTTGACCAGTTCGCCAGCACGGATCCTGCTGCTGACCACGATGAAACAAACTGGGGGGAGGACTGGGAATCCGCATTTCAGGCTGAGGATGACGCGTTTTTCTCCGAGGACAAAGAGGAGGAGAATTTCTTCCTTGAGGAAAACGAGCCGACAGCCACCGCCGGGGTTGGCGCCCCGGACCTCGATGCTTCGCTGGAAAAAACTCTTTCCGGCATCCCAGATCAGGGTACCGCCGCCGGTGCCAAACAGGCTCAACCCTTTACCCGTTTCCTGGCATTCCCCGCCCTTTTTATTTCCGCCAAAATAATTGCCCAAACACAGTTCGCCCGGCTGCAAGCGCTGCCCATTTTTGTCCGCATCCCCCTCTATGCTCTGCCGCTCCTTGTTGTCGGCCTTTTTATTGTTTTAATCTCCACACAAAAACCACCCCCCTCCCTGCACCAGACTGCCACCACCTCTACCGAACATCCTGGAAGCACAATGGCTCCTCCCGACATCAACACGGTCGGGACATCCTCTCCGGACGCGCACGAAGCCAGCCAGCTTCACCCGGGAAAAGTCCGTAAAAAATGGGCCTTCCCCGCCTTCGTTATTCCGGTAAAAAACCCGACAGGCGATCAGCCTGCCCCCCCAGTCACCTTTGTTCTTGTTGACATCACCCTGATCACCTCCCTTGCCGAGCAGGAAGAGCCTCCCGCAGACAAAAAAATATTTGTCCGCGACATCATCTATCAATTCTTTCAGAACAAGCCTCTTGAAGAATTGCGCAGGTACTCTCTTGCCCGGGGCGAAATGAACAAAGAACTCCGCGCCTGGCTCCAGAAACAATGGCCCGAGGCCCCCATCGAATCAATCATCTTTAACCAGTACCACCTTTCTTGACCCCCTCCCAACTTAACCAAAAAACTACAAATTTGTATTTAAATTATAAAGTTTATACTTTTTTGTTATTTTTTTGTCACCACCAGCCCTATAAATAACCACCATACCCACGAAAAATCAGCACCTTACGCAACAGCATCCCGCTGGCACGAGATTTGCTTATCTTATTCTGCAGCATGCATAGCTACCAACTGAGAAAGGAACAATTCCAAACAATGCACAGAGAGAGGAGATGTTTATGGACACAGGTGATACCGCATTCATGCTGATTGCCACGGCCTTGGTCATGCTGATGACCCCGGGACTGGCTCTTTTTTATGGCGGCATGGTCCGCTCAAAAAATGTTTTGAGTACGATTCTGCAAAGTTTTGTCTGTCTTGGTGTCGTCTCGATCATCTGGGTGGTCTATGGCTACTCCTTGGCCTTCGGCCCCGATGTCAACGGCATGATCGGCAACCTCGATTGGGCCGGGCTTGCCGGGGTTGGCCTTGAACCCGGCAAGTATTCCGCCACCATCCCCCATCTGCTGTTCTGCGCATTCCAACTGATGTTCGCCGTTATCACCCCGGCGCTGATCACCGGCACCTTTGCGGAACGGGTAAAATTTCCAGCCTTTCTCCTCTTTACTGTTCTCTGGAGCACCCTGGTCTATTTGCCCGTGTGCCATTGGGTTTGGGGCGGGGGCTGGATCAGCGGCCACGGCGGCCTTGATTTTGCTGGCGGCACTGTCATTCACATCAATTCAGGCGCGGCAGCCCTTGTTGCGGCCTTGGTTTTCGGAAAACGCAAAGGCTGGGGCAAGGAATCATTTCATCCACACAATCTGACCATGACCATGCTTGGCGCGGGGATTCTTTGGTTCGGCTGGTTTGGCTTCAATGCGGGCAGCGCCTTGTCGGCAAACGGTGTCGCGGTCAACGCCTTTTTCACCACCCAGGTCGCCACCGGCGCAGCCCTGCTTTCCTGGCTGATCGCGGAATGGATAACACAAGGGAAACCCACCACCCTGGGCGCCGCCTCCGGCGCCATTGCCGGCCTGGTTGCCATCACCCCGGGGGCCGGCTTTGTCGGCGCCACCTCCGCGGTGCTCATCGGCCTGGTGGCCGGCGCTCTCTGCTACTTCGCAGTTCTCGCCAAAAGCCGCCTCGGATACGACGACGCCCTTGACGTGGTCGGAGTCCATGGAGTCGGGGGCCTTTGGGGCGCGTTGGCCACAGGGCTGTTTGCCACCACCGCCGTCAATGCGGCAGGCAAGGACGGCCTGTTCTTCGGGAATCCGCAGCTCTTGGGCATCCAAGCCATGGATGCCTTTACGACCATCGCCTACTCGGTTGTGGTAACATTCATTATCCTCAAGTTTGTCGACCTGGTGATCGGTCTCCGGGTCAGCGAAGAGGAAGAGGTTCAGGGTCTGGATCTAACCCAGCACAGCGAAATCGGCTACTCACTCTAACAGCGTCAGCGTTCCGGGAACAAGCGTCACTCCCTGCCCCGCCGCTGCACACTGCCACCGCGAAGAAAAGGTAACTATCCCGCTTGAAGCCGGAAAGCGAGAAAAACCAACGAAGCGTAACTGTTCGGCGGTACCGCGGCTGCTAGGAAGAGGTCGGCGACCTGTGCTGGTGCACATGAGCTGGCCGATGACAACGCAGATGCGGTGCTGCCGGGCAGTTACCAGAAAAGGAGAATTGCATGAAGAAGATCGAGGCAATTATCAAGCCGTTCAAGCTGGACGATGTCAAGGACGCCTTGAACGAAATGGGCATCAAGGGCATGACCATCTCCGAAGTCAAGGGATACGGCCGCCAGAAAGGACATAAGGAAATTTACCGCGGCGCGGAATACATCGTCGATTTTATCCCCAAGGTCAAGATCGAGATCATTGTCGAATCCGGGATGGTTGAGGCTGTGGTCAATTGCATCCGGGAAACCGCCAACACCGGCAAGATCGGCGATGGCAAAATCTTTGTCTTGCCGGTGGAAGAGGTTATCCGCGTCCGCACGGGGGAAACCGGGAACGAGGCGATCTAGGCCGTCGTAACCGGCATAAGGAGCCGTAACGAAATGAGCAAAAAAACTACAGATTATTTCCTAACGGCTCCTCAGTGATGGATGTTGAGCTGCGGGCAAAACGGGAGGCCCTGGAGTATCTCTGGCGTCAGGGGCTGAGCGGTCAGGCCCTCCTCCATAAAAACTCGCAGCTCATCGATGACTATCTCGCGGCTTGCTTTGCCAACTGCCCGGAAGCATCAGAGGGCATGTGCCTTATTGCTCTTGGCGGCTATGGCCGAAAAGAACTGTTTCCCTATTCGGACATTGACCTCCTTCTGCTCCATGCCCCCGAGGCAGAGCATCGCCTCGGGCCAGTGACGGAAGCCCTGTTTTATCCCCTGTGGGATGCGGGACTTGAGGTCGGCCATGGAGTAAGAACAGAGGATGCCTGCCTGGCTGATGCCAGGCAGGACTTCTTTTTTCAGGTGGCGCTGCTGGATGCGCGCCACATTGCAGGCTCCCTGCCGCTTTTCAATGCGATGCGGCAGTCATTCCACCGGGAATTATTGGCTGGGCACCGACAGGAATTCTTGCACACTATGATACAGCACCGCAACGAACGCCATCAACGGTTTGGCATGCACAGCTACCAACTGGAACCGAATATCAAGGAAAGCCGCGGCGGCTTCCGCGATATTCAAGCCATAATCTGGGTAAGCCACGCCCTCTTCGGCTTGCAGGCGCTTGACGACATCGAAGAAGCAGGGCTGATCTCGCCCCAGGAAAAAGAAAGTTTCGCCCAGGCCAGGGATTTCCTGATCAAGATCCGCAACAGGCTCCATTACCTCAGCGGCAGAAAAAACGACCAGCTGTTCTTCGAATATCAGGAAGAGATGGCAAAGGCCTTCAAATATCACGACACCCGAGGCACTCTCGGAGTTGAACGCTTCATGCAGGATACCTACCGACACCTGCAGGCCATCGCCACCACCACCGATCTGTTTTTTGAACATGTCGATGAAACCCTGGGCGCACCGCGCGCCAACCCGGTGGAGCAGACCATCGAGCCAGGGATCACGATTCGCCAGGAGCGGCTGCACCTGACCGATCAGGCGCTTCTCGAGAAGCGCCCCTATCTGCTGATGCGTCTCTTTGCCCATGCAGGAAAAACCGGGCTCGAGATCCATCATCGCAGCAGAAAAATCATAACCGCCAACCTGCATCTGGTGGATGACAAGCTGCGTCACTCAAAACGAATGGCCAAACCCTTTTTCGATGTTTTGAAAAACAGCAAGGACGTGATGAGCGTCCTCGCTGTTCTGCTGGACACCGGACTGCTCACCGCCTATCTCCCAGAGTTTGAGCAGATCCACGCCCTGGCCCAGCACGATGTCTACCATGTTTTCACGGTTGACCGGCACCTCCTGCAAACCGTGGCCGAGCTGAAAAAAATCTCCCTCGACAAAACCCCTTTCGCGGGCATCGCATCTCCCCACGTCCTTTTTCTGGCCGCGCTCCTGCACGACATCGGCAAGGGGCACCACGAAGATCACGCCCAGCACGGCAGCATCCTTGCCGCCGGAGTAGGCAAACGTTTGGGACTCACCCGGGAAGAAACAGCCTGCCTACAATTTCTCGTGGCCAAGCATCTCTTCCTCACCGTAACCGCCTTGCGCCGCGATCTTGACGATGATGCCTTTCTCCGGCAATGCGCAGAACAAATCCAGAGCCAGGAGCGGTTGACCATGCTCTACCTGCTCTCCATCGCCGACGCAAAAGCCACCGGGCCGACAGCCTGGAGCGAATGGAAGGGCGCCCTGCTTCTGGAAATGTCCCTCAAAATCTCTCATCTTCTGGAACGACAGGACGCCCCCCCTCCCGACAAAAGCCAGGGCGCCGACTGGATGCTGGAACAGGTTCGGGCAATCCTTGGCAAGGCGGCTCCGACCGATTACAAAATCCTTCCGGAGGAATATCTGCTGAGCTTTCCCCCGGAAGAGATCGCCCATCATCTCCGACTGCGCACCGGATTAAAAAATGACAAACAGGCCATTACCGAGCCCGCCGACCACGGCTTGTCCTGGTCGGTCCTGGTGATGGCCCACGACTCCACCGGCCTGCTGGCAAAAATCTGCGGAACCTTGGCCCTGCATGGCCTGAATGTGGTGAGCGCCCAGATCTTCACTTGGGAAGATGGCACGGCAGTGGATGTACTCAACGTTCGTCCGACAGCGGAGCTGAGCTATGCCGAACAGAACTGGCAGGCGCTCGGCGAAGACCTCAACCTGGCCCTGAAAAATCGTCTTGGCCTCAGCCACCGTTTGGTCGATAAATTCCGCTCCGCCTTCCGCCCCTCTGGGCAAAAAAACGTGCAGGCTCCCCCGCGGGTTGTTATAGACAACAAGATATCGGAACAGTATACGATCATCGAGGTTTTTGCCAATGACCGGCCAGGATTGCTCTACGATATCACCCGAACCCTGGCCGATTTTGAAATCAACATCCACCGGGCAAGATTCAGCTCGGATGGCGATCAGGTAGTCGATGTTTTCTATACCCTGGACTCCTTCGCCACCAAGATCAACAACGCTTCTTTTCAGGAGGAAATCTCAAAGGCCCTTCTCCAT
Proteins encoded in this window:
- a CDS encoding MinD/ParA family protein — encoded protein: MTHSQTQKKRTAVPRGRTEPQPRVICVTSGKGGVGKTNIVTNLGYALAKGGKKVLILDADLNLANVDILLGLTPRYNLHHVFMGEKTLQEVLVQGPEGLLILPASSGIMELADLTEQQRLYFLSEMSALAQKIDIMLIDTAAGINNNVIYFNLAARERIIILTPEPTSLTDAYALVKVLSSRHDVKKFRILVNLARSEKEALAVFRKLSIVADRFLDSLSLDYLGYIPYDSKLPTAVREQRLVSDIFPDAPSSKMFSKVAGNISQEEPEMKADGNIKFFWQGLVDL
- the flhF gene encoding flagellar biosynthesis protein FlhF; this encodes MRIKRFEASDTSSAMAMVKEELGEDAVILSTRNLPGKSGSARGGPRIEVVAAMEYDPEPEITLPPPGSDTKEGRLPKTVGYGYHSVRQAPAKNTAGRVAPQQTPPQPGFDRKLSAELSARTLPSNSGEKGTKAAKVQFEANDLRLRFANFLRRQYCAKEELDGHSLSGHSSGQAAQKGGRPDPKQVAQWRDKIIDQLQITPLAIGITKAPTVVALIGPTGVGKTTTAAKIAAWYSIHEGMKVALLSMDCYRIGATDQLRTYAKIMRLPCEIALRKRDLQTALLRHQDKDLIIIDTAGKSPYDPNHIRELGEWFSLKNGIDPYLVLSATSKKEDLQQILSSYEPLRVKGLILSKLDETRAYASLCQLLAGAALPISCLCTGQRVPEDFLLASREFLQTLFGQGWQAAAGELATEAQCRWTQ
- the fliR gene encoding flagellar biosynthetic protein FliR, translating into MPEVALLNWTLTQILTMVIILTRVAPLLFFMPVIGSTTVPAQIKILLALMTALVLTPVIQVNPRLISGPPLGFVVLVLREILLGATLAVFARCVFAAAEIAGQMVGIQMGMGMAGVMDPQFGTQVSLVGMLWNLTAILIFLGINGHHMFFSTLVESFEWIKPGGAILTKATFEGLMQGASHMFVLAVKIMAPAGAALFFSHVAMGIVAKTVPQIPIMIVGLPINLAVGFIFAGLSLAYLMPLMIANFEMLARLLPRLAQGMGG
- the flhB gene encoding flagellar biosynthesis protein FlhB, translated to MADESSGQEKSEAPTSRRIQEAREKGDVAKSMEVPSAAVLLAGLLTLYYSSDFMLGQFLLLLRYYLGNLHTITITSSNMTVLTRESMLQTVLIVAPVMGAIFIAALASNYAQVGFLFTTEKLMPKFDKIDPIQGFSRLFSKQTLANVVKSVGKLLIIGYVSYAEIQKALPGILPLMDQEPMPILAFMCKIAFWIFLKSALIIAILAAADYAFQRWQFMEKMKMTKQEIKDEAKQTEGDPHVKGRIRAIQMQMARQRMMAEVPKADVVITNPTRLAIALRYDALAMVAPTVLAKGAGVIAQNIRKIAEEHAIPLVEDKPLAQALYKSTGLNETIPENLFQTVAEVLAYVYSLKRKRA
- a CDS encoding response regulator, whose translation is MAADPNMKILVVDDFATMRRIVKNILTQLGFKNIIEADDGTTALNVLKSEKIGLIVSDWNMPKMTGLDLLKAVRADASMANTPFIMVTAEAQQDNIILAVKAKVSQYIVKPFTAETLSEKLNKIF
- a CDS encoding FliA/WhiG family RNA polymerase sigma factor; the encoded protein is MSKQLSPKFKDYTNTFFSQAEPLSAEKRNELILTYTPLIKYIAARLAARLPAQVSLDDLISCGIIGLIDAINKFDVSKNVQFKTYAEFRVKGAMLDELRALDWVPRSVRRKTTDLEKAYADIEKKMGRPATDEEVAQTMGLALDDFYKLLDETKSVSFMDIEFLRQKSTETSDPTLAETFAMDDRDPFTAINLSQIRELIADAISDLPEKEKLTVSLYYQEELTMKEIGEVLGYTESRISQMHSKAMFRLRTKLKKTLAN
- the flhA gene encoding flagellar biosynthesis protein FlhA produces the protein MADNTGAATGLKAVNFEMSSLFVAVGVVAILMVMIIPLPTIILDLLLSMNITIGLVILLMSMYNTNPLDFSSFPSLLLITTLFRLALNIASTRLILLHGHEGQGAVGDVIQSFGNFVVGGNFAVGMIIFLIMVLINFVVITKGSGRIAEVAARFTLDAMPGKQMAIDADLNAGLINEAEAKHRRSEVSRQSEFYGAMDGASKFVRGEAMASLVIMVINIIGGFFIGAFMQNMRAAQAAETYTLLTIGDGLVSQIPALVISTSAGIIVSRAASDVTMGKEFMKQFGHQPQALAVSSGIIILFGLVPGLPHLPFIVLGIIMGAISLMAFNKTAADQEEKKVEAEKEKQAATPLPGAPETVESLLPLDILQLEVGYGLIPLVDEAQEGDLLERIRAIRRQFAMDMGMIIPPLHVRDNLQLKPDQYVLLLKGVEVAKGEIMMGHLLAMDSGMAKRKIEGIPTMEPAFQLPALWIDQEKKDEAQVAGYTVVDPSTVIATHLTEVLRTHADELLGRQDTQKLLDNLAKTHPKVVEELVPGLLPLGLVQKVLQNLLRERVSLRDLLTICETLADFAPMGKDPDILTEYVRQKLARSIISSFTDEQGTLTVLTLSTQVEDLVRESLQKSDQGVFLNLEPNLAQRLLASAKTMVEKVSLDGYQPIIVCSPIIRRHFRRLMERFMPHVIVLSHNELTAQTQLQSLGTIELNPKK